One stretch of Pradoshia sp. D12 DNA includes these proteins:
- the efeO gene encoding iron uptake system protein EfeO: protein MKFKSIKFNMMSAAVLSASLLLAGCGTEEETASTATPADQTTSTKTTVADLKTETDTYKTFALEQMDSFLVETEKFVTTFLDGDIETAKALYPEARMFFERSEPIAESFGDLDPRIDGRLADIQEEGKGEEEWTGYHKLEYALWIENTTKGYEEVANQLLADTKELHALVQTVEVEPDLMITGAVDLLNEVSTSKITGEEEIYSHTDLYDFKANIEGAEKIFEILHDKIEAKDEALVTTLEEKFAKLDELLSKYETADGGYVSYNELTKKDTNALATAVNQLGEPLSQMGIILE from the coding sequence ATGAAATTTAAGTCTATAAAATTCAATATGATGTCAGCAGCTGTTTTATCAGCCTCCCTACTATTAGCTGGATGCGGTACAGAAGAAGAAACAGCTTCCACTGCAACACCGGCAGACCAAACAACATCGACTAAAACAACTGTTGCCGACTTGAAAACCGAAACGGATACTTATAAAACATTCGCTTTGGAACAAATGGATTCTTTTCTAGTCGAAACTGAAAAATTTGTTACTACGTTCCTGGATGGAGATATCGAAACCGCGAAAGCATTATATCCTGAAGCGCGCATGTTTTTTGAACGCTCTGAGCCAATCGCGGAAAGCTTCGGTGACTTAGATCCACGCATTGATGGCCGTCTGGCTGATATCCAGGAAGAAGGCAAAGGCGAAGAAGAATGGACTGGCTACCATAAACTTGAGTATGCATTATGGATTGAAAACACAACTAAGGGTTATGAAGAAGTCGCGAATCAATTATTAGCTGATACAAAGGAATTGCATGCATTAGTACAAACAGTCGAAGTAGAACCGGATTTAATGATTACTGGTGCTGTTGATTTATTGAACGAAGTATCCACTTCAAAAATTACAGGTGAAGAAGAAATTTACTCACATACAGACCTTTATGACTTTAAAGCAAATATTGAAGGGGCAGAAAAAATCTTCGAGATTTTACATGATAAAATCGAAGCAAAAGATGAAGCCTTGGTCACTACACTAGAAGAGAAATTCGCTAAGCTCGATGAATTATTATCAAAATATGAAACAGCTGATGGCGGCTATGTATCATACAATGAATTGACGAAAAAAGATACAAATGCATTAGCCACAGCCGTCAATCAACTAGGTGAACCATTGAGCCAAATGGGGATCATTTTAGAATAA
- the efeB gene encoding iron uptake transporter deferrochelatase/peroxidase subunit → MTRREMLKLTSIGATGMVIGASGLGSTMNALGYELQPSLDDNQSVKNKIAFYGRHQSGITSPLQGHIYFAALDVLVESKEELRQLFKLWTSLTVRLMNGEQIVEPSTNGHIPPTDTGEAMGIDASNLTITFGVGPSLFDNKNLNIQHLRPKELMDLPHFPKDQLDEAYNGGDICIQACANDPQIAFHAVRNLVRAANGKVRSKWSQSGFNAIPRDGSTPRNLFAFKDGTVNPAKNSEYNDSVWIQSGESKSWLVNGTYLVYRRIQMHLETWDRTSLHQQEATFGRYRESGAAFGKKDEFDDFNELEKDANGNYIVPETSHVHLARLAKQKILRRSFSYSSGIMSNTGAYDAGLLFISFQKHPQQFIDIQNSLGRNDKLNEYITHRGSAIFACFPGVEKGSYLGEALFTNL, encoded by the coding sequence ATGACAAGACGCGAGATGTTGAAATTAACTAGCATCGGAGCAACAGGAATGGTTATCGGTGCAAGCGGATTGGGTTCCACGATGAATGCTTTAGGCTATGAGTTGCAACCTTCCTTGGATGATAACCAGTCTGTAAAAAACAAAATTGCATTTTATGGACGCCATCAATCCGGTATCACAAGCCCTTTACAAGGCCATATATACTTTGCCGCATTGGACGTTTTAGTAGAATCAAAAGAGGAATTGCGCCAATTATTTAAATTGTGGACATCTCTTACTGTTCGGTTAATGAATGGTGAACAAATCGTCGAACCTTCCACTAACGGTCACATCCCTCCCACTGATACTGGTGAAGCCATGGGAATCGATGCTTCTAACTTAACTATAACGTTTGGGGTTGGTCCTTCTCTATTCGATAATAAAAATCTTAACATTCAGCATTTAAGGCCGAAAGAATTGATGGATTTGCCGCATTTCCCAAAAGATCAATTAGATGAAGCATACAATGGCGGAGATATTTGCATACAAGCATGTGCCAATGATCCTCAAATAGCATTTCACGCCGTACGGAATTTGGTTCGTGCGGCAAACGGGAAGGTCAGAAGCAAATGGTCTCAATCTGGTTTTAATGCCATTCCACGCGATGGAAGTACACCGCGCAACTTATTTGCATTTAAAGATGGTACGGTTAATCCTGCCAAAAACAGTGAATATAATGATTCTGTATGGATTCAATCCGGTGAATCGAAAAGTTGGCTGGTAAATGGAACATATTTGGTTTATCGTCGCATTCAAATGCATTTGGAAACATGGGATCGGACCAGCTTACATCAGCAGGAGGCAACATTTGGCCGCTATCGTGAAAGCGGAGCGGCATTCGGTAAGAAAGATGAATTTGACGATTTTAATGAATTAGAGAAAGATGCAAATGGCAACTACATTGTTCCGGAAACATCCCATGTCCATCTTGCACGATTAGCAAAGCAAAAGATTCTCCGCCGTTCTTTTTCTTATTCTTCAGGCATTATGTCAAACACCGGGGCTTATGATGCTGGCTTACTGTTTATCTCGTTCCAAAAACATCCGCAACAATTTATCGACATTCAAAATAGTTTAGGCCGTAACGATAAATTAAATGAATATATTACACATCGAGGCAGCGCCATTTTTGCCTGCTTCCCTGGTGTTGAAAAAGGGAGTTATTTAGGTGAAGCGCTTTTTACAAATTTGTAG